A window of Zingiber officinale cultivar Zhangliang chromosome 5A, Zo_v1.1, whole genome shotgun sequence contains these coding sequences:
- the LOC121982731 gene encoding pentatricopeptide repeat-containing protein At1g56690, mitochondrial-like, whose protein sequence is MEAGYAPDVVQATTVAEGEVGALRLHSERLAFALGLLEAKAGEPIRVMKNLRVCGDYHAMIKLVSKVYDVVIMNIEVC, encoded by the exons ATGGAGGCGGGGTACGCGCCAGACGTAGTGCAGGCAACGACTGTGGCTGAGGGGGAGGTGGGGGCGTTAAGGTTGCACAGCGAGCGACTGGCGTTCGCGTTGGGACTGCTGGAGGCGAAGGCCGGCGAGCCGATCCGAGTGATGAAGAACTTGAGGGTGTGCGGGGACTACCACGCCATGATCAAGCTCGTCTCCAAGGTTTACGACGTGGTGATCATG AACATAGAAGTCTGCTGA